A stretch of the Ochrobactrum sp. BTU1 genome encodes the following:
- a CDS encoding Lrp/AsnC family transcriptional regulator → MKLNLDEIDRKILDELQIDGTLSVDSLSERVHLSRNACWRRVKRMEDAGIIKARVALIDAEMAGCGLSVFILVRTSSHDPDWLGKFRSAMARFPEIVGVYRMTGDLDYVLKARVSDVKAYDRLYQRLIASVPLSDVSASFVMEEIKETTAVPLDTI, encoded by the coding sequence ATGAAACTCAATTTAGACGAAATTGACCGCAAAATCTTGGATGAGTTGCAGATTGACGGCACTCTGTCTGTTGATTCTCTCTCCGAGCGCGTGCATCTTTCCCGCAATGCCTGCTGGCGACGGGTCAAGCGCATGGAAGACGCAGGGATCATCAAGGCGCGTGTCGCTCTGATTGATGCCGAGATGGCTGGTTGCGGCCTATCCGTCTTCATTCTGGTTCGCACATCGAGCCACGACCCCGATTGGCTTGGCAAGTTTCGCAGCGCCATGGCGCGCTTTCCGGAAATCGTCGGCGTCTACCGCATGACCGGCGATCTCGACTATGTGCTCAAAGCGCGCGTTTCCGACGTCAAAGCCTATGACCGCCTCTATCAGCGATTGATTGCCAGTGTACCCTTATCGGATGTATCAGCGTCTTTCGTCATGGAGGAGATCAAGGAAACGACAGCCGTGCCGCTCGATACGATTTGA
- a CDS encoding class II glutamine amidotransferase, translated as MCRWAAYLGPETYLEDIISSPCHSLVAQSHDAHEAKTRTNGDGFGVAWYGNRSEPGLYRDILPAWSDQNLRSLARQIRSRLFLAHVRASTGGLTSRSNCHPFVSGRWSFMHNGQIGDFDRLRRRLESHLSDEIYVQKHGATDSELIFLLMLEFGLESDPVLAMKRMVGTIVEEAVRAGVPPFLRLTAAFSDGNQLYAIRYATDAFAPTLYTATLGSVSGICVVSEPLDGEAANWMAVPANSFVTVSRQGRIAIDVFEGPVSQPRDEVRV; from the coding sequence ATGTGTCGTTGGGCCGCCTATCTCGGACCTGAAACCTATCTGGAAGACATCATATCGTCTCCATGTCATTCGCTCGTGGCGCAAAGCCACGACGCGCATGAAGCGAAAACGCGTACCAATGGCGATGGCTTCGGCGTCGCCTGGTATGGCAACCGAAGCGAGCCGGGGCTTTATCGGGATATTTTGCCCGCCTGGTCCGATCAGAATTTACGCAGCCTTGCACGGCAAATCCGGTCGCGCCTTTTTCTTGCGCATGTCCGCGCCTCAACAGGTGGGCTGACAAGTCGTTCCAACTGCCATCCGTTTGTCTCGGGGCGCTGGAGCTTCATGCATAATGGACAGATCGGGGATTTTGACCGGCTGCGGCGCAGGCTTGAAAGCCACCTGAGCGATGAGATTTATGTTCAGAAGCATGGCGCAACGGATTCCGAGCTGATCTTTCTGCTGATGCTGGAATTTGGTCTCGAAAGTGATCCGGTTCTCGCTATGAAGCGCATGGTCGGGACAATCGTGGAAGAGGCCGTGCGCGCCGGGGTGCCACCATTCTTGCGACTGACGGCTGCTTTTTCGGATGGCAATCAGCTTTATGCAATCCGTTATGCCACCGATGCCTTTGCGCCGACGCTTTATACGGCGACGCTGGGCAGTGTATCAGGCATCTGTGTTGTATCCGAGCCGCTTGACGGTGAGGCTGCCAACTGGATGGCTGTGCCGGCAAACAGTTTCGTCACCGTTTCCCGGCAGGGCCGCATTGCGATTGATGTCTTTGAAGGCCCGGTTTCTCAGCCTCGTGACGAAGTGCGGGTTTAA
- a CDS encoding rubrerythrin family protein, with amino-acid sequence MLSRFFNNGRRPFDSLSEQEILALAISSEEDDARIYLAYADGLRDEFPQSAKIFEQMAAEEHEHRDALIERHRARFGDRIPLIRREHVSGYYERKPDWLVRPLGIDKVRDAAAQMEEQAYRFYIEAAKHVTDAQTRKLLGDLAQQEKKHEAKAESLENELTPNNVQDDERAAERKQFILTYVQPGLAGLMDGSVSTLAPIFAAAFATQDTWQTFLVGLSASVGAGISMGFTEAVHDDGKLSGRGSPIKRGISCGVMTTLGGLGHTLPYLIKDFWTATSIAAILVFFELWAIAFIQNRYMETPFFRAALQVVFGGALVLAAGILIGSA; translated from the coding sequence ATGCTCAGCCGGTTCTTCAATAATGGTCGTCGCCCCTTTGATTCACTCTCCGAACAGGAGATTCTAGCGCTCGCAATTTCGTCCGAGGAAGACGATGCGCGCATCTATCTTGCCTATGCGGATGGGCTGCGCGACGAGTTCCCGCAATCGGCGAAAATCTTCGAACAGATGGCCGCAGAAGAGCATGAACATCGCGATGCATTGATTGAGCGGCACCGCGCACGCTTTGGCGACCGCATCCCGCTTATTCGTCGCGAACATGTCAGCGGCTACTACGAGCGCAAGCCGGACTGGCTGGTACGCCCGCTTGGCATCGACAAGGTGCGCGATGCAGCAGCGCAAATGGAAGAGCAGGCCTATCGCTTTTACATTGAGGCCGCAAAACATGTGACCGATGCACAGACCCGCAAGCTTCTGGGCGATCTGGCACAGCAGGAAAAGAAACACGAAGCCAAGGCTGAGTCGCTTGAGAACGAACTGACACCGAATAATGTGCAGGACGACGAGCGTGCGGCGGAACGCAAGCAATTCATCCTGACTTATGTGCAGCCGGGTCTCGCGGGATTGATGGATGGTTCCGTTTCCACCCTCGCACCAATCTTCGCAGCAGCTTTCGCCACTCAGGATACATGGCAGACGTTCCTCGTCGGCCTTTCAGCCTCGGTCGGTGCGGGTATTTCGATGGGTTTCACGGAAGCCGTGCATGATGATGGCAAACTTTCGGGCCGCGGTTCACCGATCAAGCGCGGCATTTCCTGCGGCGTGATGACGACACTGGGCGGCCTTGGCCACACCCTGCCCTATCTCATCAAGGATTTCTGGACCGCAACAAGCATCGCTGCAATCCTGGTTTTCTTCGAGCTCTGGGCCATCGCCTTTATCCAGAACCGCTATATGGAAACGCCGTTCTTCCGCGCAGCCCTTCAGGTTGTCTTCGGCGGCGCGCTTGTTCTGGCAGCAGGCATATTGATTGGTAGCGCTTAA
- a CDS encoding MFS transporter — protein sequence MASTNSPTSINPRPLNRQDFRTLGLSALGGALEFYDFIIFVFFASVIGHLFFPPDMPDWLVLIQTFGIFAAGYLVRPIGGIVLAHFGDKFGRKRVFAFSVFLMSISTLAMACLPTYATLGVGAPILLIIFRMLQGAAIGGEVPGAWTFVAEHVPANRVGMACGFLCSGLTLGIMIGSLIATAINWIFTPEELAGYAWRIPFFIGGIFGLFAVYLRRWLAETPIFTEMKNSHLLKDKLPLGTVLRNHMHGVIISVLLTWILSAGIVVTTLMTATFLQKLYGYTPLQSLAATSFGTLFLMFGTVSAGAIVDRIGSGRFFAVAGIFFGVATFVFYTYAAVSLPVLFALYAVMGLSVGMVGAVPYVMVRAFPAPVRFSGLSFSYNISYAVFGGLTPVIVTSLLAVNPMAHAWYLVFIAVLTSVLGLYLMARSDQVEGDIGLTELSTGTAVPQPN from the coding sequence ATGGCATCGACAAACTCCCCTACAAGCATCAATCCCCGACCGCTAAACCGGCAGGATTTTCGCACCCTTGGCCTTTCGGCATTGGGTGGCGCGCTGGAGTTTTATGATTTCATCATCTTCGTATTTTTCGCGAGCGTTATCGGACATCTGTTTTTTCCGCCCGACATGCCGGACTGGCTGGTGCTGATCCAGACTTTTGGCATTTTCGCAGCTGGCTATCTGGTGCGCCCGATTGGCGGCATCGTGCTGGCGCATTTTGGCGACAAGTTTGGCCGCAAGCGCGTCTTCGCGTTCTCGGTGTTTCTGATGTCGATCTCGACATTGGCCATGGCCTGCCTGCCAACCTATGCAACGCTTGGTGTTGGCGCGCCGATCCTGCTGATTATCTTCCGCATGTTGCAGGGCGCTGCCATCGGTGGTGAAGTCCCCGGCGCATGGACCTTTGTGGCGGAGCATGTTCCCGCCAATCGTGTTGGCATGGCGTGTGGTTTCCTGTGCTCGGGCCTGACGCTCGGCATCATGATCGGCTCGCTGATCGCGACCGCCATCAACTGGATTTTCACGCCGGAAGAGCTTGCCGGTTACGCATGGCGCATTCCGTTCTTCATCGGCGGTATTTTCGGCCTGTTCGCCGTTTACCTGCGCCGTTGGTTGGCTGAAACGCCGATCTTTACCGAGATGAAGAACAGCCATCTTCTGAAAGATAAGCTGCCGCTCGGCACTGTTCTGCGCAACCACATGCATGGCGTTATCATTTCCGTGCTGCTGACATGGATTCTGTCGGCTGGCATCGTCGTCACCACATTGATGACTGCGACGTTCCTGCAGAAGCTTTATGGCTACACGCCTTTGCAGTCGCTTGCCGCCACAAGCTTCGGCACGCTGTTTCTGATGTTCGGAACGGTGAGTGCGGGCGCGATCGTTGATCGCATTGGAAGCGGCCGCTTCTTTGCGGTTGCAGGCATTTTCTTCGGTGTTGCAACTTTCGTGTTCTACACCTATGCGGCGGTTTCCCTGCCTGTTCTGTTCGCGCTTTATGCGGTGATGGGTCTTTCGGTGGGCATGGTGGGCGCAGTCCCTTATGTGATGGTGCGAGCATTCCCGGCACCTGTTCGCTTCTCGGGCCTGTCGTTTTCCTACAATATTTCCTATGCGGTTTTTGGTGGACTGACGCCGGTGATCGTAACCTCGCTTCTGGCGGTCAACCCGATGGCACACGCCTGGTATCTGGTGTTCATCGCAGTTCTGACCTCTGTGCTCGGCCTCTACCTGATGGCCCGCAGCGATCAGGTTGAAGGTGATATCGGTCTGACCGAGCTTTCGACCGGGACTGCCGTTCCACAGCCGAACTGA
- a CDS encoding SulP family inorganic anion transporter, protein MTSLAAYRREWFSNIRGDILSGIVVALALIPEAIGFSVIAGVDPKVGLFASFAIACVSAFTGGRPGMISAATAATAVVMVSLVKEHGLQYLFAATILMGILQIFAGFLKLGRLMRFVSRSVITGFVNALAILIFMAQLPELIHVPVETYWMIAGGLAIIYLFPRLTKAIPSPLVAIAVLTTLAWTSGMDLRTVGDLGELPSALPIFALPQVPLTLETLQIILPYSITLAAVGLLESLMTAQIVDDMTDTNSNKNQECLGQGTSNIASAMIGGMGGCAMIGQSVINVSSGGRGRLSTFVAGSFLLFLILVLDDLVRIIPMAALVAVMIMVSIGTFSWRSILDLRRNPPSSSIVMLATVITVVSTHDLAKGVLVGVLLSGVFFAGKVAKMFRVSETTSEDGTERTYTVQGQIFFASAQNFIAAFDFSSPAKRVTIDVSHAHLWDITSVGALDKVVLKYRASGTDVSVIGFNEASSDMIDRFAVHDKEIGAAKLAVH, encoded by the coding sequence ATGACAAGTCTTGCTGCCTACCGCCGCGAGTGGTTCTCCAATATTCGCGGCGATATTCTTTCCGGCATCGTCGTAGCACTTGCCCTTATCCCGGAAGCCATCGGCTTTTCGGTCATCGCTGGCGTCGACCCCAAAGTCGGCCTCTTCGCCTCTTTCGCCATTGCCTGTGTTTCCGCCTTCACTGGTGGACGTCCTGGCATGATCTCTGCTGCAACCGCTGCAACTGCTGTGGTGATGGTCTCGCTCGTCAAGGAACACGGGTTGCAATATCTCTTTGCAGCCACGATCCTGATGGGCATTCTGCAAATCTTTGCAGGCTTCCTCAAACTCGGGCGCCTGATGCGGTTTGTATCGCGCTCGGTCATCACCGGCTTCGTCAATGCGCTTGCTATCCTCATTTTCATGGCGCAGCTTCCGGAACTCATTCATGTTCCGGTTGAGACCTACTGGATGATCGCAGGCGGTCTCGCCATCATCTATCTCTTCCCGCGCTTAACCAAAGCCATCCCCTCGCCGCTCGTTGCCATTGCCGTGCTCACAACGCTTGCATGGACCAGCGGCATGGATCTGCGAACCGTTGGCGATCTCGGAGAGTTGCCATCCGCATTGCCGATCTTCGCGCTTCCACAAGTGCCGCTAACGCTGGAAACGCTGCAGATCATCCTGCCATATTCAATCACGCTGGCAGCTGTCGGCCTGCTTGAATCGCTGATGACGGCCCAGATTGTCGATGACATGACGGATACCAACAGCAACAAAAACCAGGAATGTCTTGGTCAGGGTACCAGCAATATCGCATCCGCCATGATTGGCGGCATGGGCGGTTGCGCCATGATCGGACAGTCGGTGATCAATGTGTCGTCCGGCGGTCGCGGCAGGCTTTCAACTTTTGTTGCTGGCTCTTTCCTGCTGTTTCTCATTCTCGTTCTCGACGATCTGGTGCGGATCATTCCGATGGCCGCACTGGTGGCCGTGATGATCATGGTATCGATTGGCACCTTCTCATGGCGCTCGATCCTCGATCTGCGCCGCAACCCGCCGTCCTCCTCCATTGTCATGCTGGCAACCGTCATAACGGTGGTTTCCACCCATGATCTTGCCAAGGGTGTTCTGGTTGGCGTGCTGCTTTCCGGTGTGTTCTTCGCAGGAAAGGTCGCCAAGATGTTCCGCGTGAGTGAAACAACGAGCGAAGATGGAACCGAACGCACCTATACCGTTCAGGGCCAGATCTTCTTTGCCTCGGCACAAAACTTCATTGCAGCTTTCGATTTTTCATCACCTGCAAAAAGGGTAACGATCGATGTCAGCCATGCCCATCTGTGGGACATCACCTCGGTCGGTGCGCTCGACAAAGTCGTGCTGAAATACCGTGCCAGCGGTACGGATGTTTCGGTGATCGGCTTTAATGAAGCAAGTAGCGATATGATCGACCGCTTCGCTGTCCATGATAAGGAAATCGGTGCCGCAAAACTGGCGGTACACTAG